A single window of Pseudomonas benzenivorans DNA harbors:
- a CDS encoding UTRA domain-containing protein, with protein sequence MREEAPRAVTTICRALEEQIEHGLLPSGSKLPAERKLSELFDTTRITLREALGQLEAQGLVYREERRGWFVSPPRLAYNPLVRSHFHAMVGEQGRVPATEVLSARLMPANAEICQLLALPALSSVYQIRRARRIDGRLVLYVEHYLNPAYFPGILGFDLTRSLTELYEREYGVRYGRVRFDMVPTALHSEAAAALKVALGSPALRIVRVNRDQHGRLIDCDLEFWRHDALHVSVEVPE encoded by the coding sequence ATGCGCGAAGAAGCGCCACGTGCAGTGACCACCATCTGCCGAGCACTGGAAGAACAGATCGAACATGGCTTGCTGCCCTCCGGCAGCAAGCTGCCGGCCGAGCGCAAGCTCAGCGAGCTGTTCGACACCACGCGCATCACATTGCGCGAGGCGCTGGGCCAGCTGGAGGCCCAGGGACTGGTCTATCGCGAGGAGCGCCGCGGCTGGTTCGTCTCGCCGCCGCGACTGGCCTACAACCCGCTGGTACGCAGCCATTTCCATGCCATGGTCGGCGAGCAGGGCCGGGTGCCGGCCACCGAGGTGCTGAGCGCGCGGCTGATGCCGGCCAATGCGGAAATCTGCCAGCTGCTGGCACTGCCGGCGCTGTCCAGCGTCTACCAGATTCGCCGGGCGCGGCGCATCGACGGGCGCCTGGTGCTGTATGTCGAGCACTACCTCAACCCGGCCTATTTTCCGGGCATCCTGGGATTTGACCTGACCCGCTCGCTGACAGAGCTGTACGAGCGCGAGTACGGAGTACGCTACGGCCGGGTGCGTTTCGACATGGTGCCGACGGCCCTGCACAGCGAGGCCGCGGCGGCGCTGAAGGTGGCGCTGGGCAGCCCGGCGCTGCGCATCGTGCGGGTCAATCGCGACCAGCACGGGCGACTGATCGACTGTGACCTGGAGTTCTGGCGCCACGACGCCCTGCACGTGAGCGTCGAGGTGCCGGAGTAG
- a CDS encoding ABC transporter ATP-binding protein — MSFLSIQGLHKSYGQTPIFSDIDCEIGQGEFVTLLGPSGCGKSTLLRCIAGLTSVNGGQILLDGQDLVPVPPQKRGIGMVFQSYALFPNMTVRENVAFGLRMQQVGKSESNQRVGEALDMVELGEFAERYPQQLSGGQCQRVALARSLVTRPRLLLLDEPLSALDARIRKHLREQIRAIQQELGLTTIFVTHDQEEALVMSDRIFLMNAGQIVQSGDAETLYTAPVDAFAAGFIGNYNLLEAEAASRLLGRPVGGRIAIRPEAIALGAQGQIEALVRSHSLLGNVIRYRVEARGVELLVDVLNRSVADMHPSGQRVALDIAPHAVHEVA, encoded by the coding sequence ATGAGTTTCCTGAGCATTCAAGGCCTGCATAAAAGCTACGGCCAGACCCCGATCTTCAGCGACATCGACTGCGAGATCGGCCAGGGCGAGTTCGTCACCCTGCTCGGCCCCTCCGGTTGCGGCAAATCCACCCTGCTGCGCTGCATCGCCGGCCTGACCTCGGTCAATGGCGGACAGATCCTTCTCGATGGTCAGGACCTGGTGCCGGTGCCGCCGCAGAAGCGCGGCATCGGCATGGTGTTCCAGAGCTACGCGCTGTTCCCCAACATGACCGTGCGCGAGAACGTCGCCTTCGGCCTGCGCATGCAGCAAGTGGGCAAGAGCGAGAGCAACCAACGCGTCGGCGAAGCCCTGGACATGGTCGAGCTGGGCGAGTTCGCCGAGCGCTACCCGCAGCAGCTATCCGGTGGCCAGTGCCAGCGCGTGGCCCTGGCCCGCTCGCTGGTCACCCGCCCGCGCCTGCTGCTGCTCGACGAACCGCTGTCGGCGCTGGACGCCCGCATCCGCAAGCACCTGCGCGAACAGATCCGCGCCATCCAGCAGGAGTTGGGCCTGACCACCATCTTCGTCACCCACGACCAGGAAGAAGCGCTGGTGATGAGCGACCGCATCTTCCTGATGAACGCCGGCCAGATCGTCCAGAGCGGCGATGCCGAGACGCTTTACACCGCGCCGGTGGACGCCTTCGCCGCCGGCTTCATCGGCAACTACAACCTGCTCGAGGCCGAGGCCGCCAGCCGCCTGCTCGGCCGCCCGGTTGGCGGGCGCATCGCCATCCGCCCGGAAGCCATCGCCCTCGGCGCCCAGGGCCAGATCGAGGCCCTGGTGCGCAGCCACAGCCTGCTCGGCAACGTCATCCGCTACCGCGTCGAGGCCCGCGGCGTGGAGCTGCTGGTCGACGTGCTGAACCGCTCGGTGGCCGACATGCACCCGAGCGGCCAGCGCGTCGCGCTGGACATAGCGCCCCACGCCGTTCACGAGGTGGCCTGA
- a CDS encoding ABC transporter permease, which produces MSPAEAKPGALYHRVIVWLLFLILLLPLAATLLYSLSTSWGATILPDGLTFKWYLALWSDARFLAAFGQSLLVCFAALLLSVLLILPLLFVVHYHFPRLDALMNILILLPFAVPPVVSSVGLLQVYGSGPLAMVGTPWILIGCYFTIALPFMYRAITNNLQAINLRDLMDAAHLLGASTWKAAFLVVLPNLRKGLMVSLFLSFSFLFGEFVFANLLVGTRYETLQVYLNNMRNSSGHFNSALVISYFFFVLLFTWAANRLNKDKT; this is translated from the coding sequence ATGTCACCCGCTGAAGCCAAACCCGGCGCGCTCTACCACCGGGTGATCGTCTGGCTGCTGTTTCTGATCCTGCTGCTGCCGCTGGCCGCCACCCTGCTTTATTCGCTGTCCACCAGCTGGGGCGCGACCATCCTCCCCGATGGCCTGACCTTCAAGTGGTACCTGGCGCTGTGGAGCGACGCGCGCTTTCTCGCCGCCTTCGGCCAGTCGCTGCTGGTGTGTTTCGCCGCCCTGCTGCTGTCGGTGCTGCTGATCCTGCCGCTGCTGTTCGTGGTGCATTACCACTTCCCCCGGCTGGACGCGCTGATGAACATCCTCATCCTGCTGCCCTTCGCCGTGCCGCCGGTGGTGTCCTCGGTGGGCCTGCTGCAGGTCTATGGCTCCGGCCCGCTGGCCATGGTCGGCACGCCGTGGATCCTGATCGGCTGCTACTTCACCATCGCCCTGCCCTTCATGTACCGGGCCATCACCAACAACCTGCAGGCGATCAACCTGCGCGACCTGATGGACGCCGCCCACCTGCTCGGCGCCAGCACCTGGAAGGCGGCCTTCCTGGTGGTGCTGCCGAACCTGCGCAAGGGCCTGATGGTGTCGCTGTTCCTGTCGTTCAGCTTCCTGTTCGGCGAGTTCGTCTTCGCCAACCTGCTGGTCGGCACGCGCTACGAAACCCTGCAGGTGTACCTGAACAACATGCGCAACAGCAGCGGCCACTTCAACAGCGCCCTGGTGATTTCCTACTTCTTCTTCGTGCTGCTGTTCACCTGGGCCGCCAATCGCCTGAACAAGGACAAGACATGA
- a CDS encoding IS1595 family transposase, which produces MDTQAFHHWLAQLSQLSAHQKSTLHQALRNPPATEVLDCLPALQRCPHCQTNANQLAPWGWSRSLRRYRCRSCRRTCTARSATGLARLHYPERWKDYAQALIDGLSVRKAAQACGISKNTAFLWRHRFLAAAAEHHATHEAGIVEVDETFFLESFKGQRQLPRPPRKRGGVSVTRGTGKDQIPVMVVRDREGHTADFKLAKLDANHVREALMPLIDREAVLCSDGAAVYASFARAQGITHQVVHARPGQRVRQGAFHIQNVNAYHSRLKSWMTRFHGVATRYLPNYLGWRRMLERYQRNIRPAHCIQEAVGRTLQHAIGT; this is translated from the coding sequence ATGGATACTCAAGCCTTTCACCACTGGCTGGCTCAACTGAGCCAACTCAGCGCCCATCAGAAATCTACGCTTCATCAGGCACTGCGGAACCCGCCGGCGACAGAAGTGCTCGATTGCCTGCCGGCGCTGCAGCGTTGCCCGCATTGCCAGACCAATGCGAATCAGCTTGCGCCCTGGGGTTGGTCGCGCAGTCTGCGCCGCTATCGTTGCCGTAGTTGTCGACGGACTTGCACCGCGCGCTCAGCAACAGGCCTTGCCCGCCTGCACTACCCCGAACGCTGGAAAGACTACGCCCAGGCACTGATTGACGGGCTTAGCGTGCGCAAGGCGGCCCAGGCATGCGGCATCAGCAAAAACACCGCTTTCCTCTGGAGGCACCGCTTCCTGGCTGCAGCGGCTGAGCATCACGCCACGCATGAGGCAGGGATTGTCGAAGTGGATGAGACGTTCTTTCTGGAGTCCTTCAAGGGCCAGAGGCAGTTGCCTCGGCCGCCCCGTAAACGAGGTGGGGTGAGCGTGACCCGCGGCACGGGTAAAGACCAGATCCCGGTGATGGTGGTGCGCGACCGGGAGGGCCACACCGCTGACTTCAAGTTGGCCAAGCTCGATGCCAATCATGTGCGAGAGGCGTTGATGCCGCTGATCGACCGGGAGGCCGTGCTCTGCAGTGACGGGGCGGCAGTCTATGCCAGCTTTGCCCGGGCACAGGGCATCACCCATCAGGTCGTGCATGCCCGCCCCGGCCAGCGAGTGCGCCAAGGCGCTTTCCATATTCAGAACGTCAACGCCTACCACAGCCGCTTGAAGAGCTGGATGACCCGCTTTCACGGCGTGGCCACCCGCTACCTCCCGAATTACCTGGGCTGGCGCCGCATGCTAGAGCGCTATCAGCGGAATATTCGGCCGGCTCACTGCATTCAGGAGGCGGTAGGCAGAACCCTGCAACACGCTATTGGTACATAG
- a CDS encoding M18 family aminopeptidase — MREELNQGLIEFLKASPTPFHATAALVLRLQAAGFQPLDERATWHTEAGGRYYVTRNDSSIIAFKLGQRPPVEGGLRLVGAHTDSPCLRVKPHPELQRQGFFQLGVEVYGGALFTPWFDRDLSLAGRVTFRESGKVQSQLIDFQAPIAVIPNLAIHLNREANQGWNINAQNELPPILAQLTGSEAADFRALLADQLASEHGLSADAVLDYELSFYDTQAAAVIGLNRDFIAGARLDNLLSCYAGLQALLAAPDAESCVLVCNDHEEVGSTSACGADGPMLEQVLRRVLPEGDGFVRCIQRSLLVSADNAHAVHPNYPDKHDENHGPKLNAGPVIKINSNQRYATNSETAGFFRHLCLENEVPVQSFVTRSDMGCGSTIGPLTASQLGVRTVDIGLPTFAMHSIRELAGSQDLAHLVKVLTAFYASAELP; from the coding sequence ATGCGCGAAGAACTGAACCAAGGCCTGATCGAGTTTCTCAAGGCCTCGCCGACGCCCTTTCATGCCACCGCCGCCCTCGTCCTGCGTCTGCAGGCGGCCGGCTTCCAGCCGCTCGACGAGCGTGCGACCTGGCACACCGAGGCCGGCGGCCGCTATTACGTAACCCGCAACGACTCCTCGATCATCGCCTTCAAACTGGGCCAGCGCCCGCCCGTCGAGGGCGGCCTGCGCCTGGTCGGCGCCCATACCGACAGCCCCTGCCTGCGGGTCAAGCCCCATCCGGAGCTGCAACGCCAGGGTTTCTTCCAGCTCGGCGTGGAAGTCTACGGTGGCGCGCTGTTCACCCCCTGGTTCGACCGGGACCTGTCGCTGGCCGGTCGGGTGACCTTCCGCGAGAGCGGCAAGGTGCAGAGCCAGCTGATCGATTTCCAGGCGCCGATCGCGGTGATCCCCAACCTGGCCATCCACCTCAACCGCGAGGCCAACCAGGGCTGGAACATCAATGCGCAGAACGAGCTGCCGCCGATCCTGGCCCAGCTCACCGGCAGCGAGGCGGCGGATTTCCGCGCGCTGCTGGCCGACCAGCTGGCCAGCGAACACGGCCTGAGCGCCGACGCGGTGCTGGATTACGAACTGAGCTTCTACGACACCCAGGCCGCCGCGGTGATCGGCCTGAACCGCGACTTCATCGCCGGCGCCCGCCTGGACAACCTGCTGTCCTGCTACGCCGGGCTGCAGGCGCTGCTGGCCGCCCCGGATGCGGAGAGCTGCGTGCTGGTGTGCAACGACCATGAGGAGGTGGGTTCCACCTCCGCCTGCGGCGCCGACGGGCCGATGCTCGAGCAGGTGCTGCGCCGCGTGCTGCCGGAGGGCGATGGCTTTGTGCGCTGCATCCAGCGCTCGCTGCTGGTCTCCGCCGACAACGCCCACGCCGTGCACCCCAACTACCCGGACAAGCACGACGAAAACCACGGCCCCAAGCTGAATGCCGGCCCGGTGATCAAGATCAACAGCAACCAGCGCTACGCCACCAACAGCGAGACCGCCGGATTCTTCCGCCACCTGTGCCTGGAAAACGAGGTGCCGGTGCAGAGTTTCGTCACCCGCAGCGACATGGGCTGCGGCTCGACCATCGGCCCGCTGACCGCCAGCCAGCTCGGCGTGCGCACGGTGGATATCGGCCTGCCGACCTTCGCCATGCACTCGATCCGCGAACTGGCCGGCAGCCAGGACCTGGCCCACCTGGTCAAGGTGCTGACCGCCTTCTACGCCAGCGCCGAGCTGCCGTAA
- a CDS encoding ABC transporter permease — protein sequence MLCLLPFALFFLAFQIAPLVWVAVHSLSVGDGWGLGNFEKIFSSKFYLQAIKHSLQIAFWSSLFGIVIAILGSYSLRQVDSKLRDFVIAFSNMTSNFAGVPLAFAFIILLGFNGALTILLKQIGVIEDFNLYSKTGLIVLYTYFQIPLGVLLLYPAFDALREDWRESAALLGAGTWDYWRHIGLPVLTPALLGTFVILLANALGAYATVYYLTTGNFNVLPIRIAAMVSGDISLNPDMASALAMVLVGLMAVITVAHQLLLKRSYHVTR from the coding sequence ATGCTCTGCCTGCTGCCCTTCGCCCTCTTCTTCCTCGCCTTCCAGATCGCGCCGCTGGTCTGGGTTGCGGTGCACAGCCTGAGCGTCGGCGACGGCTGGGGACTGGGCAATTTCGAGAAGATATTCAGCTCCAAGTTCTACCTGCAGGCGATCAAGCACAGCCTGCAGATCGCCTTCTGGTCCAGCCTGTTCGGCATCGTCATCGCCATCCTCGGCAGCTACTCGCTGCGCCAGGTGGACTCCAAGCTGCGCGACTTCGTCATCGCCTTCTCCAACATGACCAGCAACTTCGCCGGGGTGCCGCTGGCCTTCGCCTTCATCATCCTGCTGGGCTTCAACGGCGCGCTGACCATCCTGCTCAAGCAGATCGGCGTGATCGAGGACTTCAACCTCTACTCCAAGACCGGTCTGATCGTGCTCTACACCTACTTCCAGATCCCCCTCGGCGTGCTGCTGCTGTACCCGGCCTTCGACGCCCTGCGCGAGGACTGGCGCGAGTCCGCCGCCCTGCTCGGCGCCGGCACCTGGGACTACTGGCGGCACATCGGCCTGCCGGTGCTGACCCCGGCGCTGCTCGGCACCTTCGTCATCCTCCTGGCCAACGCCCTGGGCGCCTACGCCACGGTCTACTACCTGACCACCGGCAACTTCAACGTGCTGCCGATCCGCATCGCGGCGATGGTCTCCGGCGATATTTCCCTCAATCCGGACATGGCCAGCGCCCTGGCCATGGTGCTGGTCGGCCTGATGGCGGTGATCACCGTGGCCCATCAGCTGCTGCTCAAGAGGAGCTACCATGTCACCCGCTGA
- a CDS encoding response regulator transcription factor, translating to MGELEAHVRLLHQVGTATLFQGIERGAPLLACFEFDYPSLNGLKTLRATKQAFPALPILMLTLHHSEALAVWAFRTRVWDYLVKPVSEQDLWRRIGQLLQVLPASQDAGRQIAMPAPLIPQEARIEAPGRSERVAEEALTYVQRHYAEVLRLEDVARCCRMSVWELSRSFKRVHGLTFREYLCRYRLQRALKMLGNPHVTICEVASAAGFRNASHFTRLFRQRIGVTPSQYRLNPSEHRPCPEDA from the coding sequence GTGGGCGAGCTCGAAGCCCATGTCCGGCTGCTGCATCAGGTCGGCACGGCGACCCTGTTTCAGGGCATCGAGCGGGGCGCTCCCTTGCTGGCCTGTTTCGAATTCGACTACCCCAGCCTGAATGGTCTGAAAACCCTGCGCGCAACCAAGCAGGCCTTCCCGGCCCTGCCGATTCTGATGCTCACCCTCCACCATTCCGAGGCGTTGGCCGTGTGGGCGTTTCGCACGCGGGTCTGGGATTACCTCGTCAAACCGGTATCGGAGCAGGACCTGTGGCGACGCATCGGCCAGTTGTTGCAGGTGTTGCCGGCGAGCCAGGACGCCGGGCGGCAGATTGCCATGCCGGCACCGCTGATTCCCCAGGAGGCGCGCATCGAGGCGCCGGGGCGCTCCGAGCGCGTGGCCGAGGAAGCGCTGACCTATGTGCAGCGCCACTATGCCGAGGTGCTGCGACTCGAGGATGTCGCCCGCTGCTGTCGCATGAGCGTCTGGGAGCTCAGTCGCAGCTTCAAGCGCGTCCACGGCCTGACCTTTCGTGAGTACCTGTGCCGATACCGGCTGCAGCGGGCCCTGAAGATGTTGGGCAATCCCCATGTGACGATCTGCGAGGTGGCCAGCGCCGCCGGGTTTCGCAACGCCTCGCACTTCACCCGACTGTTCCGCCAGCGCATTGGCGTCACCCCCTCGCAATACCGTCTGAACCCGTCCGAACATCGGCCTTGCCCAGAAGACGCATAG
- a CDS encoding ABC transporter substrate-binding protein encodes MKQLLLASLMGAAVALANSAMAADMDMQALEQAARAEGAVNSVGMPDSWANWKDTWADLNKLYGLKHLDTDMSSAQEIAKFAAEKDNATADIGDVGAAFGPIAVQQGVTQPFKPSTWEQIPAWAKDQDGHWMLAYTGSIAFIVNKNLVKDIPHSWAELKEGKYKIAIGDVSAAAQAVNGVLAAAIANGGDEKNIQPGLDYFASIAEQGRLSLSNPTIQTLEKGEVEVGVVWDFNGLSYRDQIDPSRFEVLIPADGSVISGYSTIINKYAKNPNAAKLAREYILSDAGQINLAKGNARPIRAEHLTLPAEVQAKLLPNAQYVKVQPIKDAAAWEATSKALPQLWQEHVIINME; translated from the coding sequence ATGAAACAACTGCTGCTGGCTTCACTGATGGGCGCTGCCGTCGCCCTTGCCAACTCGGCCATGGCGGCCGACATGGACATGCAGGCGCTGGAACAGGCCGCTCGCGCCGAGGGCGCGGTAAACAGCGTGGGCATGCCCGACAGCTGGGCCAACTGGAAGGACACCTGGGCAGACCTGAACAAGCTGTATGGCCTCAAGCACCTGGACACCGACATGAGCTCGGCCCAGGAAATCGCCAAGTTCGCCGCCGAGAAGGACAATGCCACCGCCGACATCGGCGACGTTGGCGCCGCCTTCGGCCCCATCGCCGTGCAGCAGGGCGTGACCCAGCCGTTCAAGCCGAGCACCTGGGAGCAGATCCCGGCCTGGGCCAAGGATCAGGATGGCCACTGGATGCTGGCCTATACCGGCTCCATCGCCTTCATCGTCAACAAGAACCTGGTCAAGGACATCCCGCACTCCTGGGCCGAGCTGAAGGAAGGCAAGTACAAGATTGCCATCGGTGACGTCAGCGCTGCCGCCCAGGCGGTCAACGGCGTGCTGGCCGCGGCCATCGCCAACGGCGGCGACGAGAAGAACATCCAGCCGGGCCTGGACTACTTCGCCAGCATCGCCGAGCAGGGTCGCCTGTCACTGTCCAACCCGACCATCCAGACCCTGGAAAAGGGTGAAGTGGAAGTCGGCGTGGTCTGGGATTTCAACGGCCTCAGCTACCGCGACCAGATCGACCCCAGCCGCTTCGAAGTGCTGATCCCCGCCGATGGCTCGGTGATCTCCGGCTACAGCACCATCATCAACAAGTACGCGAAGAACCCCAACGCCGCCAAGCTGGCGCGTGAATACATCCTCAGCGACGCCGGCCAGATCAACCTGGCCAAGGGCAATGCCCGGCCGATCCGCGCCGAGCACCTGACCCTGCCGGCCGAGGTCCAGGCCAAGCTGCTGCCCAACGCACAGTACGTCAAGGTCCAGCCGATCAAGGACGCCGCCGCCTGGGAAGCCACGTCCAAGGCCCTGCCGCAGCTCTGGCAGGAACACGTGATCATCAATATGGAGTAA
- a CDS encoding 4'-phosphopantetheinyl transferase family protein: MSQAYLPSCCTPLSDHWPLPQTLSGVQLISTRFDPERLDADDFSRCGIAPVRGVAKRQSEYLAGRLCAREALRRLTGEGLVPAVREDRAPQWPAGLVGSISHGNGWAGALVARGEAWRGLGLDIEQVLSSVRAERLAAEILTPGELQQLQALPAEQRAWRVSLTFSLKESLFKALYPLVLRRFYFHDAELLGSQDDGRARLCLLIDLGADWPAGSELQGQFAECDGQLLSLVSIPA; encoded by the coding sequence ATGAGCCAAGCCTACCTGCCCTCCTGCTGCACCCCGCTGAGCGATCATTGGCCACTGCCGCAGACGCTGTCTGGCGTGCAACTGATCAGCACGCGCTTCGATCCCGAGCGCCTGGATGCCGATGATTTCAGCCGCTGCGGCATTGCCCCGGTCCGCGGCGTGGCCAAGCGCCAGAGCGAATACCTCGCCGGTCGCCTGTGCGCCCGCGAAGCCCTGCGGCGCCTGACTGGCGAGGGCCTGGTGCCGGCGGTGAGAGAAGACCGGGCGCCGCAGTGGCCCGCAGGTCTGGTTGGCTCGATCAGCCACGGCAACGGCTGGGCCGGCGCCCTGGTGGCGCGCGGCGAGGCCTGGCGCGGCCTCGGTCTGGATATCGAGCAGGTCCTGAGCAGCGTCCGCGCCGAGCGCCTGGCCGCAGAAATCCTCACCCCGGGGGAACTGCAGCAGCTGCAAGCGCTGCCGGCCGAGCAGCGCGCCTGGCGGGTCAGCCTGACCTTCTCGCTCAAGGAAAGCCTGTTCAAGGCGCTCTATCCCCTGGTACTGCGGCGCTTCTACTTCCACGACGCCGAGCTGCTCGGCAGCCAGGACGACGGCCGCGCGCGCCTGTGCTTGCTGATCGACCTGGGCGCCGACTGGCCGGCTGGCAGCGAACTGCAGGGGCAGTTCGCCGAGTGCGACGGCCAACTGCTCAGCCTGGTCAGCATCCCGGCCTGA
- a CDS encoding alkaline phosphatase family protein, whose product MKHNVILVVLDGLNYQVARHALGHLQAYCDAGRAALYKLDCELPSLSRPLYECILTGVPPIDSGIVHNDVVRLSNQRSIFHYARDAGLSTAAAAYHWVSELYNRAPFVAARDRHTEASELPIQHGHFYYADHYPDSHLFADAESLRQRHSPEFLLVHPMNIDDAGHKHGLDSPQYRNSARRADIVLADYLAGWLEDGYQVLVTADHGMNNDRSHNGLLKEEREVPLFVLGDAFSLDSLAQPRQTELCGTVCELLGVPHDKPVCRELLK is encoded by the coding sequence ATGAAACACAACGTCATCCTGGTGGTCCTGGATGGCCTGAACTACCAGGTCGCCCGCCATGCCCTCGGCCACCTGCAGGCCTACTGCGACGCCGGCCGCGCCGCCCTGTACAAGCTCGACTGCGAGCTGCCGTCGCTGTCGCGTCCGCTCTACGAATGCATCCTCACCGGCGTGCCACCGATCGACAGCGGCATCGTGCACAACGACGTGGTGCGCCTGTCCAATCAACGCAGCATCTTCCATTACGCCCGCGATGCCGGCCTGAGCACCGCCGCCGCGGCCTACCACTGGGTCAGCGAGCTGTACAACCGTGCGCCCTTCGTGGCCGCCCGCGATCGCCATACCGAGGCCTCCGAGCTGCCGATCCAGCACGGCCACTTCTACTACGCCGACCACTACCCGGATTCGCACCTGTTCGCCGACGCGGAGAGCCTGCGCCAGCGCCACAGCCCGGAGTTCCTTCTGGTGCACCCGATGAACATCGACGACGCCGGCCACAAGCACGGCCTCGACAGCCCGCAGTACCGCAACAGCGCCCGCCGCGCCGACATCGTCCTGGCCGACTACCTGGCAGGCTGGCTCGAGGACGGCTATCAGGTACTGGTCACCGCCGACCACGGCATGAACAACGACCGCTCGCACAACGGCCTGCTGAAGGAGGAGCGCGAAGTGCCGTTGTTCGTCCTCGGCGACGCCTTCAGCCTCGATAGCCTGGCGCAGCCGCGGCAGACCGAGCTGTGCGGCACCGTGTGCGAGCTGCTCGGCGTGCCCCACGACAAGCCCGTCTGCCGCGAGTTGCTGAAATGA